One genomic segment of Leptospira kirschneri serovar Cynopteri str. 3522 CT includes these proteins:
- a CDS encoding ribonuclease H-like domain-containing protein, translated as MLRHTFCHLPGIDSKEEKNLWEKGIYDWKDLEMYLKTEPAPIRNLILDALEFSKKELERENFFYFFHVFSPKHHWRLFPTIRKKLLYMDIETTGLGNDDRTTVIGTFDGYEYRSYIRGFNLDFFLENLSQDQIFVSYNGIAFDVPFLEKEFNVRFRNNHIDIMFFLRSLGIRGGLKGCEKTLGVHRPETAAITGIEAVNLWKQYVDYDDMDALKILEEYNREDTVNLEILFIKGYNLKIKETPFYGEVIQEPLQLR; from the coding sequence ATGTTGAGACATACCTTCTGTCATCTTCCCGGAATCGATTCCAAGGAAGAAAAAAATCTTTGGGAAAAAGGTATCTACGACTGGAAAGATCTGGAAATGTATCTGAAAACGGAACCGGCTCCTATCCGAAATTTGATCTTAGACGCATTAGAATTTTCTAAAAAAGAATTAGAGAGAGAGAATTTTTTCTACTTTTTTCACGTATTTTCCCCAAAACATCACTGGAGACTTTTTCCAACAATTCGGAAAAAACTTCTCTACATGGACATAGAAACCACTGGCTTAGGAAACGACGACAGAACTACTGTCATCGGAACTTTTGACGGATACGAATACCGTTCTTATATTCGAGGTTTTAATCTGGATTTTTTTTTGGAGAATCTAAGTCAGGATCAAATTTTCGTTTCTTATAACGGGATCGCGTTCGACGTTCCTTTTTTAGAAAAGGAATTTAACGTACGTTTCCGAAACAATCACATTGATATTATGTTTTTCTTAAGATCCTTAGGAATCAGAGGGGGACTCAAAGGATGTGAAAAAACGTTAGGCGTTCATAGGCCGGAAACCGCAGCAATTACTGGAATTGAAGCAGTAAATCTTTGGAAACAATACGTGGATTATGACGATATGGACGCGCTTAAAATTTTAGAAGAATACAATCGGGAAGACACTGTGAATCTTGAAATCTTATTTATAAAAGGATACAACTTAAAGATTAAGGAAACTCCTTTTTACGGAGAAGTCATTCAAGAACCTCTACAACTTCGATAA
- a CDS encoding apolipoprotein N-acyltransferase, with protein sequence MFYSFISKDSILYRLILCFGIGIGTVFGLSPFSFFSAGVFASISCIFLFFSLNRISIWKSLLWLLILSQILNFTAFYWIPGAISRISGADTFVSAFFFLLYGLISHLKFFPFYILFRFSKIESVSKTCILLVFPAAGTLSDMITFQIFPWYWGNLISGSIVFEQFASICGVYGLSFLLLFISSTFIIFLNSYKIKNSKEFKISIASLVCIAFVYGYGLYQIGYTNRSQNEVKPKDLSVLMVQPDTSPGTKDLKADTSYLSATMSKVFSLALLTFENSPSLIIIPESAIPFHGTIDSEENRKEKIYSPTMEGIILYLSKHTGADVLFNELNLDQNRLKNQVSLFKNLDGKIERYDKRRLLPFGEYLPMEKIFPFLRFIFQETSGYVPGESPKLLIGNKIQNQKPILPPEISKLNEPKSYKFEFSSFAEHTKKIRNLEYSYSILPLLCYEAMFTELVLDYFQKEQKPEILINITNDSWFDSELEAYQHSGAVRLRAIETGLPLIRSAVSGISEVWDARGISMIAPMGFHETGTRAFSIRLGAVESTIYTRFGNSFLWPFCVLILISRLIFVLRIKRKS encoded by the coding sequence ATGTTTTACAGTTTTATTTCTAAAGATTCGATTTTGTACCGACTTATACTGTGTTTTGGAATTGGAATCGGCACCGTGTTTGGACTTTCTCCGTTTTCATTTTTTTCGGCAGGTGTATTCGCTTCTATCTCTTGTATTTTTTTGTTTTTTTCCCTCAATAGAATTTCTATCTGGAAATCTCTCTTGTGGCTTTTGATACTTTCTCAAATTTTAAACTTCACTGCTTTTTACTGGATTCCAGGAGCGATTTCTAGAATTTCCGGTGCAGACACTTTTGTTTCCGCATTTTTCTTTTTATTATACGGACTGATCTCTCACTTAAAATTCTTTCCGTTTTATATTTTATTCCGTTTTTCTAAAATAGAATCCGTTTCAAAAACTTGTATCTTACTTGTATTTCCTGCCGCTGGAACACTCTCCGATATGATAACGTTCCAAATTTTCCCTTGGTACTGGGGAAATTTAATTTCAGGTTCGATCGTGTTTGAACAATTCGCCTCCATTTGCGGAGTATACGGATTGAGTTTTCTTTTACTATTTATATCATCCACTTTTATAATATTCTTAAATTCTTATAAAATCAAAAATTCAAAAGAATTCAAAATTTCGATCGCAAGTTTAGTCTGTATCGCGTTTGTATACGGATACGGTCTCTATCAAATCGGATATACAAACAGATCACAAAATGAAGTAAAACCCAAAGATCTATCTGTGCTTATGGTTCAACCGGATACGTCTCCGGGCACAAAGGACTTAAAAGCAGACACCTCTTATTTAAGCGCTACGATGAGTAAGGTATTTTCTTTAGCCCTACTCACTTTCGAAAATTCACCTTCTTTGATCATAATTCCGGAATCTGCGATTCCGTTTCATGGTACGATCGATTCCGAAGAAAATCGGAAAGAAAAAATATATTCTCCCACAATGGAAGGTATCATTTTATATCTTTCAAAACATACAGGAGCGGACGTTCTATTTAACGAATTGAATTTGGATCAAAACAGACTCAAGAATCAGGTCAGTCTTTTTAAAAACTTGGATGGTAAAATCGAAAGATACGATAAAAGAAGGTTACTTCCTTTCGGAGAATATCTTCCAATGGAAAAAATTTTTCCTTTTTTACGTTTTATCTTTCAAGAAACTTCCGGATACGTACCCGGAGAATCTCCAAAACTTTTAATCGGAAATAAGATTCAAAACCAAAAACCGATCCTACCTCCCGAAATTTCTAAATTGAACGAACCAAAATCGTATAAATTCGAATTTTCATCCTTTGCAGAACATACAAAGAAAATTAGAAATTTAGAATATTCTTATTCGATCCTCCCTTTACTTTGTTACGAAGCCATGTTTACGGAACTTGTTTTGGACTACTTTCAAAAAGAACAAAAACCGGAGATTCTAATCAACATCACCAATGATTCTTGGTTCGATTCTGAATTAGAGGCTTATCAACATTCCGGGGCCGTTAGACTCAGGGCGATCGAAACCGGTTTACCTTTGATTCGCTCCGCAGTTTCCGGAATTTCGGAAGTCTGGGACGCACGAGGAATTTCAATGATCGCTCCAATGGGTTTTCATGAAACCGGAACCAGAGCGTTTTCGATCCGATTAGGCGCCGTGGAATCTACGATTTATACCAGATTTGGAAATTCTTTTCTATGGCCCTTCTGTGTTTTGATCCTGATTTCTCGTCTTATTTTCGTGTTACGAATAAAAAGGAAAAGTTGA
- a CDS encoding lipase secretion chaperone — protein MKTLQQKITFHTLVVLISAFLIVLIWFVFFSGSKITTDSSTSPDPEFSSESGGWTLNQAIINTSRRIFDENGNWLSFDELILYASNGEINLVSELSSLRRQCPENIHYEQCNEIIRAFIADHYFGKDAEYLMKLFSSYLRYETKMKELEIPDKLNRAEKYELIKKQRREFFSDKEAKLIFGLEEAEETYLDSLGGFLKDTETLNGEQRMQKYEEFRKNVYGQYYNTIKKREPKYNTYETEMFLREKELERMSSSERNSKTRYIREKYFGKDGADRMETVYKESDEKEKKEKLTAQEEADWIRKNPNVKVETKEKALMEIRIKNLGKEEAEEYSRRLKYEEEIKK, from the coding sequence ATGAAAACGCTTCAGCAAAAAATCACATTCCACACATTGGTAGTTTTGATCTCCGCGTTTTTAATCGTGTTGATTTGGTTCGTATTTTTTAGCGGAAGTAAAATCACTACAGATTCTTCAACAAGTCCAGATCCGGAATTCAGTTCCGAATCCGGAGGATGGACCTTAAATCAAGCGATCATAAATACCTCGCGTAGAATCTTCGACGAAAACGGAAACTGGCTTTCTTTCGATGAATTGATACTATACGCGTCAAACGGAGAAATCAATCTAGTCTCCGAACTCTCTAGCTTAAGAAGACAATGTCCGGAAAACATACACTACGAACAATGTAACGAAATTATTCGCGCATTTATTGCAGATCATTATTTTGGAAAAGATGCAGAATATCTAATGAAGTTGTTTTCCAGTTACTTAAGATACGAAACAAAAATGAAAGAATTAGAAATACCAGACAAATTGAATAGAGCTGAAAAATACGAACTCATCAAAAAACAAAGAAGGGAATTTTTCTCTGATAAAGAAGCAAAACTTATCTTTGGTTTAGAAGAAGCGGAAGAAACTTATCTGGATTCCTTGGGAGGTTTTTTAAAAGACACGGAAACATTAAACGGCGAACAAAGAATGCAAAAGTACGAAGAGTTCAGAAAAAATGTCTACGGGCAATACTACAATACGATCAAAAAAAGAGAACCGAAATACAATACCTATGAGACAGAGATGTTTTTGAGGGAAAAGGAACTGGAAAGAATGAGTTCGTCCGAACGTAACAGTAAAACTAGATACATTCGAGAAAAATATTTTGGTAAGGACGGCGCCGATCGTATGGAAACGGTTTATAAAGAAAGTGATGAAAAAGAAAAAAAGGAAAAACTGACCGCACAAGAAGAAGCCGATTGGATCAGAAAAAATCCTAACGTCAAAGTAGAAACCAAGGAAAAAGCTCTGATGGAAATTCGGATTAAAAATTTAGGAAAGGAAGAAGCGGAAGAATATTCAAGAAGGCTTAAGTATGAAGAGGAAATAAAAAAATAA
- a CDS encoding NAD(P)-dependent oxidoreductase, which produces MGLKKPILYYPEGTTGAKEIFSSFEKLEVRSYPNDRIKEISKEEPTILIANTRFQVNRDNIQQFPTVKIFATVSSGTDHVDFNILKEFRKIFLNAPGCNAGSVAEYCFAGLLSRFEESELKRLKVGLIGHGHTGKEFYKILISKGVNCIFYDPFYKTESSPLNEVLDASVLSFHVPLTKDGPEPTFQFVSASLIDSLKPGTVFINTSRGGILSQEAFDRLIARNDIFKILDVFDPEPPASEMGRKLTEMKHSILTPHIAGYSQLGRIVGTYRVAEKLSILYRDKPLPSLKSFLQTSGEFKTSTFLKEEDRLLREAWRNGDTNYFEKRRNTYPIRLDWGF; this is translated from the coding sequence GTGGGACTAAAAAAACCGATTCTATATTATCCTGAAGGAACTACCGGGGCTAAGGAAATTTTTTCAAGTTTCGAAAAATTAGAAGTAAGATCCTATCCTAACGATCGAATCAAAGAAATTTCAAAAGAAGAACCCACGATTTTAATCGCAAACACTAGGTTTCAAGTAAATCGAGATAACATACAACAATTTCCTACGGTAAAAATTTTCGCAACCGTTAGCTCTGGAACGGATCACGTAGATTTTAATATACTTAAGGAATTTAGAAAAATTTTTTTAAACGCTCCCGGTTGTAATGCCGGTTCTGTCGCGGAATATTGTTTTGCGGGGCTTTTAAGTCGATTTGAGGAATCCGAACTTAAGAGATTGAAAGTTGGCTTGATAGGACACGGTCACACAGGGAAAGAATTTTATAAAATTCTAATATCTAAAGGAGTGAACTGTATATTTTACGACCCGTTTTATAAGACGGAATCCAGTCCTTTGAATGAAGTTTTGGACGCTTCCGTTCTTAGTTTTCACGTTCCACTGACCAAGGACGGGCCGGAGCCCACGTTTCAATTTGTAAGCGCATCTTTGATCGATTCTTTAAAGCCGGGCACGGTTTTTATCAATACAAGTCGGGGGGGAATACTTTCTCAAGAAGCTTTTGATCGATTGATTGCAAGAAATGATATATTCAAAATATTAGATGTATTTGATCCAGAGCCTCCAGCGTCGGAGATGGGAAGGAAACTTACAGAAATGAAACATTCCATTTTGACTCCTCACATAGCTGGTTACAGCCAGTTGGGTAGAATTGTCGGAACTTACCGAGTTGCGGAAAAGTTATCTATTTTATACCGGGACAAACCGTTGCCTTCTTTAAAATCTTTTTTACAAACATCCGGAGAATTTAAAACCTCTACTTTTTTAAAAGAAGAGGATCGTCTTTTGAGAGAGGCCTGGAGAAACGGGGATACAAATTATTTTGAAAAAAGAAGAAATACTTATCCGATAAGACTCGATTGGGGATTTTAG
- a CDS encoding SPL family radical SAM protein: MAQNIRIKNILNKTKRRDPWFLDDYTINPYSGCSFRCLYCYVKGSKYGLNVEDKLSIKENAVEVLDKQLSNLAKKNRYGIIVLSSSTDPYLQLEKERGLTRELLQIILKYKFPVHILTKSDLILRDLDLLSEIEKNAILPVDLRDRLNRKSFITFSFSILDDSIAKIFEPGATPPSLRISALKEILKEGFFSGVSLMPLLPHISDTGKNLEFMFQTFQEIGIRYIFPASLTLFGGNDPSDHKNLIFKAIENHFPHLLSKYQKFFSKDFRMPNFYQNALYHKTSELCSKYGLQKGILTTEL; the protein is encoded by the coding sequence ATGGCTCAAAATATTCGCATTAAAAATATTCTCAATAAAACGAAACGGAGAGATCCTTGGTTTTTAGATGACTATACAATCAATCCATACAGTGGTTGTTCGTTTCGTTGTTTATACTGTTATGTGAAAGGCAGCAAATACGGCCTGAACGTAGAGGATAAACTTTCTATTAAAGAAAACGCCGTTGAAGTTCTAGATAAACAACTATCTAATCTTGCTAAAAAGAATCGGTACGGTATTATCGTGCTTTCCTCTTCCACGGATCCTTATTTACAACTTGAAAAAGAACGCGGTCTTACCAGAGAATTACTTCAAATAATTCTAAAATATAAATTTCCAGTTCATATACTTACTAAATCAGATTTAATTTTACGGGACCTAGATTTGTTAAGCGAAATTGAAAAAAACGCAATTCTTCCAGTAGATTTGCGGGATCGATTGAACCGTAAATCATTTATTACGTTTTCATTTTCTATTCTGGATGATTCTATTGCTAAAATTTTTGAACCGGGAGCAACTCCCCCTAGTTTACGCATCTCTGCACTTAAGGAAATTTTAAAAGAAGGTTTTTTTTCTGGAGTGAGTTTAATGCCCTTACTTCCTCATATTTCGGATACGGGAAAAAATTTAGAATTTATGTTTCAAACCTTTCAAGAGATCGGAATCCGATATATCTTCCCTGCGAGTTTGACTCTTTTTGGAGGAAACGATCCTTCGGATCATAAAAATCTAATTTTTAAAGCGATCGAAAATCACTTTCCTCATCTACTTTCCAAATATCAAAAATTTTTTTCCAAAGATTTCAGAATGCCCAATTTCTATCAAAACGCTCTTTACCATAAAACTTCCGAGTTATGTTCTAAATATGGTTTACAAAAAGGAATTTTGACAACTGAACTCTAA
- a CDS encoding DNA alkylation repair protein, translating into MDSIRSKKEIKLILSKLSDESLWISVIESELLKKKIKFPLLEFVGKELYFKIPDHKQIYFTDQIIELGHMGGYVISAIILQLRLEKHFEQSLNKAVEYILLGNEWYVCDIIGERVMGHFLLKEPEKTLPILKDYINHKDGWIVRSVGVASHYAVKKGLGKKYVEVTFCLLLSKADTKDFHTKKGIGWALKTISKFHPDIIQKFESSLLANPFIQSFFRKKIEIGLSRSSKYGSKYSH; encoded by the coding sequence ATGGATTCCATTCGTTCTAAAAAAGAAATCAAATTGATTCTTTCAAAACTTTCCGATGAATCCCTCTGGATTTCCGTCATTGAATCGGAACTTTTGAAGAAAAAAATAAAGTTCCCACTACTTGAGTTTGTCGGAAAAGAACTCTATTTTAAAATCCCCGATCATAAACAGATCTATTTTACAGATCAAATCATAGAGCTGGGGCATATGGGAGGTTACGTCATTTCCGCGATCATTCTTCAGCTTCGTTTGGAAAAACATTTCGAACAATCTTTAAATAAGGCCGTTGAATACATCCTTTTAGGAAACGAATGGTACGTGTGCGACATCATCGGAGAAAGAGTGATGGGTCACTTTCTTCTCAAGGAACCCGAAAAAACCCTTCCGATTTTAAAAGATTACATCAACCATAAAGACGGTTGGATCGTTCGTTCCGTGGGAGTCGCGTCTCATTATGCAGTCAAAAAAGGTCTTGGAAAAAAATACGTGGAAGTTACGTTTTGTCTCCTTTTATCTAAAGCGGATACAAAAGACTTTCATACTAAAAAAGGAATTGGTTGGGCGCTTAAAACCATTTCTAAATTTCATCCGGATATTATTCAAAAATTTGAATCTAGTTTATTAGCGAATCCTTTTATTCAGTCGTTTTTTAGAAAAAAAATAGAAATCGGCCTGAGTAGATCTTCAAAGTATGGCTCAAAATATTCGCATTAA
- a CDS encoding acyl-CoA dehydrogenase family protein, with protein MDLLNPKKTEFKHLDEKSRNIMKRTIAFFEKKGKNKLKEDDRNQTWYADFLEFQKSEKIFATLMTPSGYGESDSRWDTTRICDFNEIAGFYGLCYWYTWQVSMLGLGPIWNSKNEEIKHKTAKLLLDGEIFAFGLSEKEHGADLISSDMSLENKGNGNYIANGRKYYIGNSNKAAIVSTFGKMKDTGNYVFFAVNSGHKNYELIQNVVNSQSYVGEYALKDYPISEKEILSKDREAWDASLSTIAVCKYNLGWASIGICTHSFYEALNHASKRKLFNRNVTDFSQIKQMFVDAYCRLFSMKLFAARAKDYMRAASATDRRYLLFNPMVKMKVTMQGEEVINLLWDVIAAKGFEKNMYFEMAAKDIRGLPKLEGTAHVNMALIIKFMNNYFFEPNSSLPVIPKIDDFKNDDFLFNQGTTSKGFEKITFRDYNEVYSSVDLPNVQIFKKQIVVFKEFLKSTPPDSKQSKDLDFMLILGELFTLVAYGQLLIENAAIEKVDNDLLDQIFDFMVRDFSKYALQLYSKRSSTQDQMEKCLAMIFKPAENEELFNRVCTKVYSYKDAYEMAP; from the coding sequence ATGGATCTATTGAACCCTAAAAAAACCGAATTCAAACATCTGGACGAAAAATCTAGAAATATCATGAAACGTACCATTGCCTTTTTTGAAAAGAAAGGAAAAAACAAACTTAAAGAAGACGACAGAAATCAAACCTGGTATGCAGACTTTTTAGAATTTCAAAAGAGCGAAAAAATTTTCGCCACTTTGATGACTCCTTCCGGTTACGGCGAAAGCGATTCTAGATGGGACACGACTCGAATCTGCGACTTTAACGAAATCGCTGGTTTTTACGGTCTTTGTTATTGGTATACTTGGCAGGTTTCTATGTTAGGACTTGGTCCGATCTGGAACAGTAAAAACGAAGAGATCAAACACAAAACCGCAAAATTATTGTTAGATGGTGAGATATTTGCTTTTGGTCTTTCCGAAAAAGAACACGGTGCAGATTTAATTTCCAGTGATATGTCTTTGGAAAACAAAGGCAACGGTAACTACATCGCCAACGGAAGAAAATACTATATTGGAAATTCCAATAAGGCCGCGATCGTCTCCACTTTCGGTAAAATGAAAGATACCGGAAATTACGTTTTTTTTGCAGTCAACTCCGGTCATAAAAACTACGAACTGATTCAGAACGTAGTCAACTCTCAGAGTTATGTGGGAGAATATGCTTTGAAAGATTATCCTATTTCCGAAAAGGAAATCCTTTCCAAAGACAGAGAGGCCTGGGATGCTTCTCTCAGTACAATCGCTGTTTGTAAATACAATCTGGGCTGGGCTTCCATTGGGATTTGTACTCATTCTTTTTACGAAGCGCTCAATCACGCTTCTAAAAGAAAATTATTCAATCGTAATGTAACAGATTTTTCTCAAATCAAACAGATGTTTGTGGATGCATATTGTAGACTTTTTTCTATGAAACTTTTTGCGGCTAGGGCTAAGGATTATATGAGAGCCGCCTCCGCAACTGACAGACGTTATCTTTTATTCAATCCAATGGTAAAAATGAAAGTTACAATGCAAGGAGAGGAAGTGATCAATCTTCTCTGGGACGTGATCGCTGCAAAAGGTTTTGAAAAAAATATGTATTTCGAAATGGCGGCCAAGGATATTAGAGGACTTCCAAAGTTGGAAGGTACCGCCCACGTAAACATGGCCTTAATCATCAAATTCATGAACAATTATTTCTTCGAGCCAAATTCCTCCCTTCCGGTTATTCCTAAGATCGATGATTTTAAAAACGACGACTTTCTTTTCAATCAAGGAACTACTTCTAAAGGTTTTGAAAAAATCACATTCAGAGATTATAATGAAGTGTATTCGAGCGTAGATCTCCCGAACGTTCAAATTTTCAAAAAACAAATTGTGGTCTTCAAAGAATTCCTAAAATCCACTCCTCCCGATTCTAAACAATCAAAGGATTTAGACTTTATGCTGATTCTCGGGGAATTATTTACGTTAGTCGCCTATGGTCAACTTTTGATCGAAAACGCCGCCATTGAAAAAGTAGATAACGATCTTTTAGATCAAATTTTCGATTTTATGGTGCGTGATTTTTCCAAATACGCTCTTCAACTTTATTCTAAAAGAAGTAGTACACAAGATCAAATGGAAAAATGTCTGGCTATGATTTTTAAACCCGCTGAAAACGAAGAACTATTTAATCGTGTTTGTACAAAGGTTTATTCTTACAAAGACGCTTATGAAATGGCTCCTTAA
- a CDS encoding protein-L-isoaspartate O-methyltransferase family protein, which yields MDRIEKRSTLSTKKIEAALPKFCLGKDIMFSSSKVCNPILREQERRSMVDLQIVSRGIRDKKILSAMLSIPRECFVPDSHLSQAYEDKPLPIGRNQTISQPFMVAWMSLLLEVQKGDRIFEIGTGSGYQSAVLIFLEATLFSVEFFDSLSKTATQNLELWNPGCTQTNRFMIGNATEILKPELQFDKMISCAALPDLPDTKSSYFQSLIPGGIFIFPMGKRDQSLIFAKRNLKDWSFESKGGVRFVPLL from the coding sequence ATGGACAGAATAGAAAAACGATCGACACTGTCAACGAAAAAGATCGAAGCCGCTCTTCCCAAATTCTGTTTAGGGAAAGACATTATGTTTTCTTCGTCTAAAGTCTGTAATCCGATTCTTCGTGAACAAGAAAGAAGAAGTATGGTCGATCTTCAAATCGTCTCTCGAGGAATTCGAGATAAAAAAATTCTCTCCGCGATGCTTTCGATTCCAAGAGAATGTTTCGTTCCGGATTCTCATCTTTCACAAGCATACGAAGATAAACCTCTTCCGATCGGTCGTAATCAGACCATCTCTCAACCGTTTATGGTGGCATGGATGTCCTTACTTCTTGAAGTCCAAAAAGGAGATCGTATCTTTGAAATCGGAACCGGTTCGGGTTATCAAAGTGCGGTTTTAATTTTTTTAGAAGCCACGTTATTCTCCGTTGAATTCTTTGATTCTCTTTCTAAAACCGCCACTCAAAATTTAGAACTTTGGAATCCAGGTTGTACTCAAACAAATCGTTTTATGATAGGAAACGCGACTGAAATCCTAAAACCAGAACTTCAATTTGATAAGATGATTTCTTGCGCGGCACTTCCGGATCTACCAGACACAAAAAGTTCCTACTTTCAATCTCTAATACCGGGAGGAATTTTTATCTTTCCGATGGGAAAACGAGATCAATCTTTGATCTTCGCAAAAAGAAATCTCAAGGATTGGTCCTTTGAATCCAAAGGTGGGGTTCGATTTGTTCCTTTACTTTAA
- a CDS encoding AAA family ATPase codes for MNEEKSLILLRGLPGAGKSRLAKLLSENGKYPVFSVDDYFTDSKTQEYNFDYKKNHLAYKHCEDCVRKEAELGTSKIFSDNTFTLSWEMEPYFQIASEFGYTIFVVTVENYHNGKNVHSIDDESLKKMASKYKVRLLPESISE; via the coding sequence ATGAATGAAGAAAAGTCACTGATCCTTTTGAGAGGATTGCCGGGTGCAGGCAAAAGCAGACTCGCTAAACTTTTATCCGAAAACGGAAAGTATCCTGTTTTTAGCGTGGATGACTATTTTACGGATTCTAAAACTCAAGAATACAATTTTGATTATAAAAAAAATCATCTCGCGTATAAACACTGCGAAGACTGTGTTCGAAAAGAAGCGGAACTTGGAACCTCTAAAATTTTTTCAGACAACACGTTTACACTTTCTTGGGAGATGGAACCTTACTTTCAGATTGCATCCGAATTCGGATATACGATTTTTGTAGTCACGGTGGAGAATTATCACAACGGAAAAAACGTTCATTCCATCGATGATGAATCCTTAAAAAAAATGGCTTCAAAGTATAAGGTTCGCCTTTTACCTGAAAGTATTTCGGAATAA
- a CDS encoding DUF1577 domain-containing protein: MGGIKLKERDLDIINSPEQRKHIIEKHLLNQSLRIKGDPNRETITIQKYVDSGEKIVAGLSDEIHFSENDEIVLYKILAKYVQLECSFIRKTRPGVAEFVVTKVSIAKSNRAFPRYSVAEDAAHVTNINSSKTVIDASLFNIPTLVKVSFEDYKTKLKPDQLGLVEIDVFKSDQDEKFELIKRTKKYIHIENTSIEESYKTKSENQVDVEDEIHEEIPSLMRKYKDEKIVSEIIYPIIYINHSRQSIPLGYIWVRNKEKPLGKNTIEKLAELSKEMVARIKESNTVLTTEKFQIIDISNNGICIKITEPHLIQTLPKHTGFVFDIYIRMQGYFKVFGAIRWLSYDEDGSLILGMELVAKSSFPGEREKFHRNVELLGQGKFTGLKTHAI; the protein is encoded by the coding sequence ATGGGTGGAATAAAATTGAAAGAACGAGATTTAGATATTATCAATTCTCCGGAACAAAGAAAACATATTATTGAAAAACATCTACTCAATCAGAGTTTACGCATCAAAGGAGATCCAAATAGAGAAACGATCACGATTCAAAAATACGTGGATTCTGGAGAAAAAATTGTCGCAGGACTTTCAGATGAGATTCACTTTTCTGAAAATGATGAGATCGTATTATATAAGATACTCGCCAAGTATGTACAATTAGAATGTAGTTTTATAAGAAAAACTAGACCAGGAGTTGCGGAGTTTGTCGTAACTAAAGTATCCATCGCAAAATCCAACCGTGCTTTTCCACGTTACTCGGTTGCAGAAGACGCGGCTCACGTAACTAATATTAATTCTTCTAAAACGGTCATAGATGCGTCTTTATTTAACATTCCTACTTTGGTAAAGGTAAGTTTTGAAGACTATAAAACGAAATTAAAACCGGATCAATTGGGTTTGGTTGAAATAGACGTTTTTAAATCGGATCAAGATGAAAAGTTTGAATTGATCAAACGAACAAAAAAATACATCCATATTGAAAACACTTCTATAGAAGAATCCTATAAAACTAAGTCTGAAAACCAAGTGGATGTGGAAGACGAAATTCACGAAGAAATTCCTTCTTTGATGAGGAAATATAAGGATGAAAAAATCGTTTCAGAAATTATCTATCCGATCATCTATATCAATCATTCTAGACAATCCATTCCTCTTGGTTATATCTGGGTTCGAAACAAGGAAAAACCTCTTGGTAAAAATACCATCGAAAAGTTGGCCGAACTTTCGAAAGAGATGGTGGCTCGGATCAAGGAATCCAACACGGTTTTAACCACTGAAAAATTTCAGATTATCGATATTTCCAACAACGGAATTTGTATTAAAATTACGGAACCACATTTAATTCAAACCCTTCCTAAACACACTGGATTTGTGTTCGACATTTATATTCGTATGCAAGGTTATTTCAAAGTTTTTGGAGCAATCCGCTGGCTTTCTTACGACGAGGACGGTAGTTTGATTTTAGGAATGGAGTTGGTGGCTAAGTCTTCTTTTCCGGGAGAAAGAGAAAAGTTTCATAGAAACGTAGAACTTTTAGGTCAGGGAAAATTTACCGGTTTAAAAACGCATGCGATTTGA